Genomic segment of Plasmodium brasilianum strain Bolivian I chromosome 8, whole genome shotgun sequence:
AACGAAACGCCTTTTTTCAACCTTTCTGCTTTCTTGTCATTATTACGAacataatttacatttttaattgaagtacgacattttttatttaaaataaaatttccttttttatatttgagcaataatgataaaaacgttttattataacattcGACAGATGAATTATAGTCTGTGTGCTCATATAGTAATtcatcataaaaattttttttgtttttattaccaTTCAGTTGTTTGTAATAATGTTTGTACATATTCATAGTATGTTTTCTCAACCCTTTGAAtgtctttttcctttttcttttttttgttctctgCTTTTTTTTCACACGTCCAAATTTTAAGTAGTAATTCTCTTTTTCATGAATAGTGGTAGTacaacattttaaaaataaattcccCTTACTACTGTAtcctcttttttcttttccctttttattaCTTACCCCTTTTTCTCGTTTCGGTAAATTGTTCAGTtgtaaataaagaagaaaattatacTTCGCTAAGTATAATTCCTTAAGTAAATCAATGCATAAATTTTCCAACatttttcacaaaaaaaaaaaaaaaaattataaacaagcaagaaaaaaaaataaataaaatagctGCACGATATAATGCTTTTTCCTTAAAGTATTTCTTTAAGGCATAAAAGGGAGAGGCAAGAAGAAAGGATGAAAAAAGGGCgaataagaaataataatgaaggaaaaaacaaacaaacaatattacatttgtgtatgtatttacatttttgcgAAATCGTGAGAAGTTAATTTATGCAACTTATTCCTTTGAGTGTAACATAGGGGGAGGTTAGAAATATGAGAAAAGTTAACCACACCTTAGTTATAGTTTTCACAAATTTAAAGACGCAGATATGTAAGTACTtccatatatgtatacataatacatattcgtacataatataaacctacattcgtacatacatacgtacataatacttacacatatatacgtacataatacttacacatatatacgtacataatacttacacatatatacgtacatacatacatatacatatatacgtgtatataatatatttaaattctgCTTTGCTACAAAACTTGCATCATTCATTGCACAACTTACCACCGTGAGGGAATaaaattaggaaaaaaaaaaaaaaattatgaacaagcaagaaaaaaaaaaaaaaaaaggaggtaacatcaaataaaaatagaaaatgaataattaatctgtgaagtaaaaaaaaaaaaaataaaaaaattattaacaagcaataaaattaaaaaacaaaaaatgaaaaaacgaaaaCGGGTAAATGACAtgacttaaaaaaaaaaaaaaaaaaaaatcgttttcttcatttttacaaatcattaatatatagtactctattttacttaaagtattatatattttagagaAATTCGCAGAAAAAATGATTACTTACTCAGAATACCTTGATGAATATGTGAaagatttaaataattattgccataaaataaaaaagtcaATTTTTAACATCGGAAGTTAGaaattgagaaaaaaattagaaaaaaagttCAACGGAAGGATAAGCAACGAAAACGCTTGTTATtatctatacatatatatatatatatatatatatatatatatgtacatatgtgtacatttatttatacacaaactactgctatttttttttaaaaaacactTCAGATCGAGGGGATTACGAAAAAACGAGAGAATATGTTTTAGAAGCtgaaaaatgtgtatatatatatatatatattatatgtgcaTTCAATCTATACCATGATGCACatgctttttatatttttttttttgtgacaTATAATTAACGTTCATCCATCTTATTACGACTTTCCAATAACCTATACTTTGTTGtgttaattttaatgatttGCAATTTATGATTTACATTGTGTAGTTCGGCCTATTTCCATTACTatttatgattatatatatatatatatatatgcccatttataattttacctTCCCTTTTTTGTTATTCGGTTTAATCAGATAAAGCAAATTATAATAGAAACAAATAGTTTGCCAAAAGGAtgtcataaaatatttgatgAAGTACGAAAAGAAATtctacaaagaaaaaaataaaatatctatGATTGCTTTGTTCTATTTTGCGTAGTAAATTTTGCtatttctacatttttttttttttttttttttttcatatttcagataaataaatataattcagacctaaagaaatataaaagtattttaGAAAGAATGAGTAGCGATTATTATTCCGATGAAGCTGTAAGgaagaaacaaaaagaaaaataaagaaacaaatctgt
This window contains:
- a CDS encoding vesicle transport v-SNARE protein, with the protein product MITYSEYLDEYVKDLNNYCHKIKKSIFNIGNRGDYEKTREYVLEAEKCIKQIIIETNSLPKGCHKIFDEINKYNSDLKKYKSILERMSSDYYSDEAINNREYDITRKYVEGTNFLKESEKRAQDVEDMGYTIMNELTSQRSAILRTKLYVLY